The following nucleotide sequence is from Kineobactrum salinum.
ACCTGTTGCTGCCGGTCACCCGCGAATTCGAGGTCAAGGCGGCGGGCCAGCTGCCCACAGGATTTGACCCGGGTACCCTGTACCAGTCCCGCAATCATCCGCGTGGGCTGCAAATGATGGTTTACGCGGCCTCCGATGCGCTCGGCAGCCTGGGGCTGGAATGGGAGCATATCCAGCAGCGGGTGGCCGCCGACCAGATCAGCGTCTACGCGGGCAGTGCGATGGGCCAGCTGGACAATGCCGGCGGTGGAGGGATGATGAAGGCGCGCTACAACGGTCAGCGGGTAACCTCCAAGTTCTGTCCGTTGTCCATGGCTGAAATGCCGGCGGACTTCGTCAACGCCTATGTACTGGGTAGTCTGGGCGCAACCGGCGCTTCCCTGGGGGCCTGCGCCTCTTTTCTCTACAACCTGCGCCACGGGATCGAGGATATCCGCAGTGGCCGCGCCCGGGTTGCGTTCATCGGGGCATCGGAGGCGCCGGTGAACCCGGAAGTCATGGAGGGCTACAGCGCGATGGGCGCGCTGGCCTCGGACAAGGAGCTGCGGGAACTGGATGGGTTGCCGCCGGGCACCAGCCCTGATCACCGCCGGGCCTGCCGGCCCTTCGCGGAAAATTGCGGTTTTACCATTGCCGAGTCGGCCCAGATGGTAGTGCTGTTCGACGACGCGCTGGCGCTGGAGCTGGGTGCCACCGTGTTCGGCGCCGCCACGGACGTGTTCGTCAACGCCGACGGCTACAAGAAATCGATTTCCGGCCCCGGGGTGGGCAACTACATCACCATGGCGAAGGCGGTGGCCGCGGCGCGGGCAATGCTGGGCGAACGCGCGGTTCGGGAGGGCGGATTGGTGCAGGCTCACGGCACCGGCACACCGCAGAACAGGGTCACCGAATCGCAGATTCTCTCCGCCACGGCAGGAGCCTTTGGCATCGAGCAGTGGCCGGTGGCGGCGTTGAAGTGCTATCTGGGCCACTCCCTGGGCGCTGCCTCCGGTGATCAGCTCACCGCCACGCTGGGTACCTGGGCGCACGGCATTATCCCGGGAATCACCACGATTGATACGCTGGCGGAGGATGTCTGTCAGCAGAACCTGGCCTTTGCCACGGCGCACCGGGAGGTGGAGCCGGCAGCCCAGCGCTACGCGATCATCAACTCCAAGGGCTTCGGCGGCAATAATGCCTCCGCCACGATGCTGAGCCCGGCAGTGACCGGAAAAATGTTGCAGGCGCGCTACTCCCGGCAGGAATGGCAGCAGTGGCAGCGAGCCAACGAAGCGGTGCGCGAGAGGCAGCGGGACTACGACGAGGCGATGACCGCCGGCACGATCGCGCCCACCTACCGCTTTGATCACGGTGTGTTGGGGGACGGCGATGTCAGCATTGCTGAGCATGAGATGCAGGTCGGGGACTACCGGATCGGGCTTGATCTCGCCAATCCCTACGGCGACATGAGCGGCGACTGAATGCTTCGGGGACTACCGCCAGCCTGGCACCGTGGCACAAAACGGCGTCATAAAAAAAGGCAGCCCGGAGGCTGCCTTTTTTGTCCCGGAAAAACTACAGGTTGTAGGTCAACTCCACCCCGATCCGCCGCCCTTTGGACATTGGCGCGAAGGTCCCACCCAGCGGTACGCCGAATATGTCGTCCGGCAGCTGGGTATCATTGCCATGCAATACTTCATCCAGCAGGTTGCGGCCATACAGGGAGAATACCCAGTGACCGTCGTTGCTGTAGAAGTCCAGGCCCGCATCGACCCGTTTCTGATCGTTGATGAAACCCAGATTGTTGTCGGTATAGGCTGAGTCATCGCGGTAGGAATAGCTGATCCGCGAGGCTAGGAAGCCCCAGCGGCCCAGTTCCAGGTCGTGGTTCAGACCCACGGTCCAGGTGAGATCCGCCGCCCGCGGCAGATCCAGATCCTCGTCGGCGCCATCGATGACGCCGTCACCGTTGAGGTCCACCAGCACCTCGTCGTAGCTGGCGTCGATCACGCCCACCGAGGCAATGGCGACCAGGCTGTCGGTGAGGGCGTAGGTGGCGTCCACCTCCAGCCCCATGATCGTGGCCTCGGCAGTGTTGCGCACCAGCTGGATCACCCCGATGGGGCCCGGCAGGTTAATTTCGCGCTGCATGTCGTCGATTTTGTTGTAGAAGACTGCTGCGTTGAGGATGCCGCGTCCGAACGATGACTTGTAGCCCAGCTCGAAGCTGTCCACGGTCTCCTGGTCGAAGGGTCCAGGAGTGTCGGCGGGGTCGAATGAGGTATTGCGCATGTTGTAGCCGCCAGAGCGGGTGCCCTGGCTGTAGTGACCGTAGATACGCGATTCGTCATCCAGGTTGTAGGTAAAGCCCAGTTTGGGTGAGAAGCTGTTCCAGCTGTCTGAATCCACAAAATCGAAGGCGCAGTCGCCCCGCAGCACAATATTGCAGGACTGCGCCAGCGGGATTGTGGGCAGTGGTATCGGTAAATTGCTTGAGATATTCCTGCTCAGTGAAGCAATTTCGGCGTCCTTGTCCTCCTCGGAATAGCGGGCCCCCACGCTCAGGGTCCAGCGCTCATTGAGGTCGTAATCCACTGACACGAAGACGCCCCAGGTTTCGGTGTCGAGATTGCCGCCGCCATCGAAACGGGCGAGGGGCATGACTCCGCCGGTCAGTACGCCCGCCATGTCCCTGCGTTCGTGGTAGTTGACTTCACTCTCGAAATAGAAAATGCCGGTGGTCACGTTGTAGCGTTCGGCGAACAGGCCGTTGTAACGCAACTCGTTGCTGATCTGCTCGTATTCCAGCCAGGAGGGGGCGTGGAAAAGCCAGACAGGCTGGGAGTCGATGTCACCCAGGCCGTCCGAGGTGTAGTCGCGCCAGCCGAAGATGTTGGTGACTGTGCCCTCGCCGAAGGCCACGTTCCAGTTCATCTCGGCGGTAAAGGCGTTGGTCTCACTTTCCTGGAAGCCCGGTTCGTCGAGCGAGACTTCAAACTCATCGCGATCAAAATTGACCGGAGTCCCCGGTACGCCGGAACCATTGGTGTGACTCTGGCCAATCGGGCCATGGCCGGAGATATCGCTGTATTCATAGCGCAGGATGAATTCCAGATCGTCCGACGGGGTGAGCACCACCACCGGGCGCAACATGATTTGTTCAATTTCACCCAGGTCCTCGCCGTTGAGCTCGTTCTCGATAAAGCCTTCGTCGTCGTTGTAGTACGCCGTGATGCGTGCAGCCAGCCAGTCGTTGACGGGACCGCCGACGCTGCCCATCAGGTAGCTGCTGGGGCCGCCGTCGGGACCCTGGTCGACCGCGGCCCGCAGGGTCAATTCGAACTCGTCTGCTGGTTGCTTGCTGTTGAGCAGTACTGCACCGCCGGTGACATTGCGGCCGAACAGCGTGCCCTGCGGCCCGCGCAGCACTTCGACGCTTTCCAGGTCGAAGGTATCGAACACGATGCCCTGATTCAGGCCTACATAGACGCCGTCCACGATCACACCCACGGTGGGGTCAATGCCGGGGATGGAGCTGTTCACCCCGAGGCCACGGATGGAAAAGTTGGCGGTGCCACGGGCGGTGCCCACATCGTCCATCGCAACGTTGGGCAGTCGTACCGACAGATTGGTCAGGTCGCGGATCTTCAGGGTTTCCAGCTGGTCCGCACTGAGCGCGGAGATCGCCAGCGGGACATCCTGGGAACCCTCCTCTCGCTTGCGGGCGGTGACGACCACCTCTTCGAGCATCGCGGCGGAAGAGCCTCGCCGGGCCTCCTGGGCCTGTACGCCGCTGATCATGGTGGTGGTTATCAGGGTGCCCAGCAGCGCCGAAACTCCGGCTGCCAAAGGGCGTTTTTGCAGGATTACTGGTTTGCGCGTGTATATCATGCTGGTACTCCTTGTAATTATCTGGGTACTGCTGATTGCCGCTAGCCTGGTGCTCCGAATGATGTTGCTTGTTCCTGTAGATGGGCCTCGCTTTGCAGGGTCTGGTTCTCCCTGAGTGTGGTATCTGTTGCCTCGAATGACAAGCATCACAATACGCTTGTGCGGGCTTGTCTTGATCCAAGTTAACACATTAAACATTAGCAGCTGCGGATGATAGAGCGAGGATATAGTGAAAAATTACCAAGCTGGTTGCGGCAGGGGCACAGCAGCTGGCTGGTCCGGGGTTCTGGGCAAGGATCACTTGCGCCACGCTTGTCTTGTTCGCGACTGGCCGATTGCCTGCAAGGGCGCCAGTTGCGGTATGATGCACTCCCGATCACGTTGCCAGCCCGATTACCTCCATGGCCGATATCCTGCAGTTTTTACAAACCCGCAATTCCGCCCCCAGACTGACCGGGCCCGCGCCGACTGCAGCCGAGCTCGCGGAAATGCTGCGTGCGGCGCTGCGGGCGCCGGACCACGGCTGGTTGCGTCCCTGGCGTTTTATTACCATTCGCGGTGAGCGCCGCGAGGATTTTGGCGAAGTGCTGGAGCGCTGCCTGCTGCGCCGCGACCCCGGCGCGGACACCCCGGCTCGGGAAAAGGCGCGTCAGGCACCGCTGCGCGCGCCACTGCTGATGGTGGTGGTTGCGTCGCTGCGGGAGCATCCCAAAGTGCCTGCGCAGGAACAGCGCCTGTCGGCTGGCTGCGCCGCCCATGGCCTGTTGCTGGCCGCGGAGAGTCTCGGGTACGCGGGAGTGTGGCGCACCGGCAACGCAGCGACCGATCCCTATGTGACAGCGGCCCTGGGACTGGAACCGCATGAAGAGATAGTCGCCTTTTTGTACCTGGGCACCCGCGAGGGTAGCGTCAAGAACCTGCCGCAGCTGGATCCGGAGGACTTCGTCAGCACCTGGTGAGGCGCCTCGTTCAAGTGGAAGCCGCTCTGTCCGCTCCGCGATGGCAGGCCGGATTGACAAGAGTTGACACGATAATGGACAAGACTTTGACCTACAGCGAACTGGCCGGCCCCACGGTGCCGCCGCTGCTGAACGATACCATCGGCCGAGTATTTGACGCCACCACCGAGCGCTTTCCTGAGCGCGATGGATTGATCGTCCGCCACCAGGGGATCCGCTGGAGCTACCGGGAATACCGGCAGCGGGTGGATGAGCTGGCCCGCGGCCTGCTGCTGTTGGGCATCGCAGCCGGCGATCGGGTGGGGATCTGGGCACCCAACTGCTACGAGTGGTGCCTCACCCAGTACGCCACCGCCAAGATCGGTGCGATCATGGTGTGCATCAATCCCGCCTATCGCAGCTACGAGCTCGAGTTCGCGCTGAACAAGGTGCAGTGCAAGGCCGTGATCTGTGCGGAAAAGTTCAAGAGCAGCGACTACCTGGGTATGTTGCAACAACTGGCGCCGGAG
It contains:
- a CDS encoding nitroreductase family protein; amino-acid sequence: MADILQFLQTRNSAPRLTGPAPTAAELAEMLRAALRAPDHGWLRPWRFITIRGERREDFGEVLERCLLRRDPGADTPAREKARQAPLRAPLLMVVVASLREHPKVPAQEQRLSAGCAAHGLLLAAESLGYAGVWRTGNAATDPYVTAALGLEPHEEIVAFLYLGTREGSVKNLPQLDPEDFVSTW
- a CDS encoding TonB-dependent receptor, producing the protein MIYTRKPVILQKRPLAAGVSALLGTLITTTMISGVQAQEARRGSSAAMLEEVVVTARKREEGSQDVPLAISALSADQLETLKIRDLTNLSVRLPNVAMDDVGTARGTANFSIRGLGVNSSIPGIDPTVGVIVDGVYVGLNQGIVFDTFDLESVEVLRGPQGTLFGRNVTGGAVLLNSKQPADEFELTLRAAVDQGPDGGPSSYLMGSVGGPVNDWLAARITAYYNDDEGFIENELNGEDLGEIEQIMLRPVVVLTPSDDLEFILRYEYSDISGHGPIGQSHTNGSGVPGTPVNFDRDEFEVSLDEPGFQESETNAFTAEMNWNVAFGEGTVTNIFGWRDYTSDGLGDIDSQPVWLFHAPSWLEYEQISNELRYNGLFAERYNVTTGIFYFESEVNYHERRDMAGVLTGGVMPLARFDGGGNLDTETWGVFVSVDYDLNERWTLSVGARYSEEDKDAEIASLSRNISSNLPIPLPTIPLAQSCNIVLRGDCAFDFVDSDSWNSFSPKLGFTYNLDDESRIYGHYSQGTRSGGYNMRNTSFDPADTPGPFDQETVDSFELGYKSSFGRGILNAAVFYNKIDDMQREINLPGPIGVIQLVRNTAEATIMGLEVDATYALTDSLVAIASVGVIDASYDEVLVDLNGDGVIDGADEDLDLPRAADLTWTVGLNHDLELGRWGFLASRISYSYRDDSAYTDNNLGFINDQKRVDAGLDFYSNDGHWVFSLYGRNLLDEVLHGNDTQLPDDIFGVPLGGTFAPMSKGRRIGVELTYNL
- a CDS encoding beta-ketoacyl synthase, whose amino-acid sequence is MAQQRLPVIVGFGGVNSAGRASGHHAYKRLVHEALPTAERRRTLAALARLMGLADTADSERFILDHSLIRRVERNHFDVDAVPWNQRLGLQGEPAPLSFAMRRQQLPATVPPGWSVSPLSATHVAVQVEGTMDLLLPVTREFEVKAAGQLPTGFDPGTLYQSRNHPRGLQMMVYAASDALGSLGLEWEHIQQRVAADQISVYAGSAMGQLDNAGGGGMMKARYNGQRVTSKFCPLSMAEMPADFVNAYVLGSLGATGASLGACASFLYNLRHGIEDIRSGRARVAFIGASEAPVNPEVMEGYSAMGALASDKELRELDGLPPGTSPDHRRACRPFAENCGFTIAESAQMVVLFDDALALELGATVFGAATDVFVNADGYKKSISGPGVGNYITMAKAVAAARAMLGERAVREGGLVQAHGTGTPQNRVTESQILSATAGAFGIEQWPVAALKCYLGHSLGAASGDQLTATLGTWAHGIIPGITTIDTLAEDVCQQNLAFATAHREVEPAAQRYAIINSKGFGGNNASATMLSPAVTGKMLQARYSRQEWQQWQRANEAVRERQRDYDEAMTAGTIAPTYRFDHGVLGDGDVSIAEHEMQVGDYRIGLDLANPYGDMSGD